The Lytechinus pictus isolate F3 Inbred chromosome 5, Lp3.0, whole genome shotgun sequence DNA segment ATTGTTGAACTTATCAGGTTAAAAAGTTGTGCAACGTAGAACTTCGATCATTTCCTTGGCAGTCATATCCATATCACGTTAAGAACCTACACAATTACGCTTGGAAACCGATCTTAATAGATGTAAGTATATAGATTTCTCTGACCTCAATATTgataagtgatgatgatgatgatgatgattgtgcgGTGGTTGTGGTGGTTTTGTTTTTTGGGGGTATGTTTTATTCAAGTTAATTAACAAAATGATGGTCGTGATGGTGTTGACGatgaaggtggtggtggtggtggtgatgatgaagatgatggcgataatgatgataatgatgatgatgatgatgatgatgttgatgatgatgatgaagatgatgatggtaatgatgatggtgctggtggtggtgatgatgatgatgatattgatgatgatgatggtagtagtggtggtgattatgatgatgatgataatgatttcaGCAGTGGTGATGCTAATTGATTACTCGAAAAATTGGTTACCgatatttataatgataatgataatgagagCCAGGCGCGAAATCCAAGGTGTGGCGAAAGATGAAATATAATGGTACACTCCTTAATTAAAATGCCTTTATTTCGCAAACCGTAAAAATGAGcgatgacttttttttcttgtcaagcTTTTTGGACAAATTCGAACCACGTAAAAGTCGGACTCTGAATCCGCGCctgaagatggtggtggtggtgatgatgatcatgatgatgagaatgatgatgatgatggtggtggtggtggtgatgatgatgacgacgacaatgacgatgacgacgacgacaattatgatgacgatgatgatgattatgatgatgatgatgacgacgacgatgaggAATACTATGATATAACAAAACTGACAATGATGAAAACATTGATGGTGACACCGCAAGCTTTATATGGCATCGTAAATTATAATTTCACCCCATATTTATGTTCTGTTCACACTGATAAAtcttaataaaaacatttcaaaaaacATCTTTCATACACAGATTACATTGAGAGAATTCGGTGCCATCTTCTGGGGCGATGCGTCTATTCGTTTTAAAACCTCTTTGAAGGATTTAATACCCGCATCCACACGTCACCATGGGTACATGAGTCACTGGCATAGCTTCGATCCGAAAACCAACACTAAAGTAAGACATCAATACTATTTCACACATCCCGAAATGTACGCCAGCTTGGATGTTGACAGAAGGAAATACTACGCATCCAAAAACGAGGCTGCTTACCCAGCGGCAAATCGACAACTTTACATCAACGGCTCGGTAATACAGCGCGCCGTTGTTCAGCCGATGTTGAGATGTTCGTTAAAACTTCATTGCATTGCTCCTGAAGGCTCGAAGATAGGAGAACACCGTTACGACGCGTCTTTACTCGCTATCCTGGTATACAAAAACATGAACAAGGAATGGACTCCACAAAATAACGACAACGCCATTTTCGACCGGACGATCGATATTCAGAGGAGTACAAAAGGACACGAAAAAGCCCGGACATGTGCAAATCAATGACTTCCGATCGTGACTTTTGTTTTTCAACACTAGAAATTGATGACTTCCTATTGTTTTGTagtctttgtttttgtttttaaatctaACCTGTGTTACAAAATCGTCTCTCGCCATCGCCATATTATgctaatatatacaaaaaaaattatatacaacGCACACTTTTCAAACGATTTCTCTCGTACATAATTTGATGACGAATGGTCGGGGTGGGGTGGGGGTAATTTGGTTGGAGGCAAAGAGACATACAGGCCGGTATTCACAATGGAAGTTTATTTAAAccatgttttaaaatttaaaccatggtttagttAGACCATCGTTGGTGAATCGCTCTGAGACCATTGTCTAAGATTTAGACCGGGctaatttaaccatggtttaaattcaaatttagcCCGGGCTTACTAAACCTCCTTTGTGAATACCGGACAAAGATTAATTCTTTGCTTTTaccccaaaaataaaataaatggattATGTATCAGTTACACGCAGGGGCGATGTCAGGATatgttgaaggggggggggggtcaagacGGCCTATGAATCtgatgtaactttcttatttgaattttaaggaTATTATAGaggaccaggggcccgtttcataaaggatttgcaactgttgtaactttgccatgatggcaactaccatggcaacatgccTCAGCACTCAGTCATAATCAAGGTTTtcatggtagttgtcataatgaaaaagttacaacagttgcaactcctttatgaaatgggccccaggacATATTTTTTACACTCTTCCTTATTATTTCTGTCTTCTCCACTCTCCGCCCACTTTTCACTGCTTGAAAATCATCACAGCGGTAACGCCCCTGCCCCCTTGTGGCTCCGACCCTCGTTGCACGAACCAGGTAGGCCTATGTGTTTaacaaagctgttcgtaagttacgagcgactctACGATCGACTGGTGAGCCTTTCTTGTGTTAAATGATACACAACACTTTTACATTGATCCTGATTTAGTTCATAAGAAAGGGTCAACGGTCGAACGTAAAGTTGATGGTAcgttacgaacagctttatgaaacacacatgCACCAGAacactttttttcaatgtataatctttttttccttttcttttcttctgttgTTTTTACCACTCGAAAAGTCAGAGAGGACCACCGCCTCCTGCCCCGCCCCTCTCTACTTAAGGTCACTtcgcgtttcatcaacattttacatttgacaagttgtcggatctgacaacttttctagattttgattggctgagacgTTCAATTCCTATGGTAATGATCGAATAGAGcaagacttgtcggataaaatgtccgttaacagtcagaccgcagctcgcgcgataatgagcatattcacGGAAATTTATTCAGCGGCCCTCTAGCGGTCTCCGAAGGAAAACATGCGATCAATTTGGCAAGATTTTCCCACTGAATTGGAGGGGCTGAAGTTATAGCTCTTtactggtcgctaacttcagtttacgtcgaaacgaattgtggtaagttattctcaagaccttcatctacagtttggtatataattttccatatttcgacattttcaacctaccatttttacctctttaattgatgcttattttagtaatattttaactgcgattttgtagtcggaatttcacttttggttcctgactttgctacataaccaaattgtttcgatcaggattttttagaaagaagaaaagtcactgttcaaaatatgtcagaaccaacttgacgcaaactcaccttatattttgatttgagagaaaatgataccctaaaaatcgagaaatttacgttttacccggaagtaaccttctcgttcactccacgatggcgcgaaataatgccaaaattacgttcgtcgcgggttggtagaatttcgcctttggtcccatacgttgaaacttctgtaatgatgGCAGATGGCTCGCATTAGGCCCTATATGTGTCTGTGGACggtggacttgtttttttttttaattaagactcaataataaaaaatataaacgaAGCTTGATAAGTAGATCCcttctaaagttttattcaatgattatcaggtttccgaattccatcaagtttttattatagattgagatatttcttgatttatgttgaaaattgttaaccttttttcttaattagtcgAAGTTGAGCCCCATGATGATTTTTTCCCCAGCCCAGGCTGCggttaagaattaaatgatgattagctcagacagtctactctagagactataaacagtttaaagtcaaactaaaaagtctggtactaccgtactcagtagtatttataaactattttgttcaaaaaaaaattgtggctgtcaCAGACAGTACTTAGAGTTAGACTTAACTTAGTTTATAGTCTCTTAATTGACGTACATactacatgtaacataattcatactttgaatggttatttagtaatttagactatttctctctttttttgtctcttctacacacagatctgcatacttgctgactctggtctctgcttgctacttcattctgggagagtcCATCATGTACTATAATGGTCAGACCATGATTTCGACAAAGCCCTTATttcgtttgcaaattttggactgatacaacagaaaatttatctttatcgatattggaaacaaaaaaattagagcacagttttggggaggactaagaatatatactgacttggacaggaatacagcttgacaaaaataaaaattcacaattcaaaaccaaagaacatttttaatgttactaatAGTGCATTACAAGAAactttctactcaatcacacattccaaaattaagggtaagtcctttgattaaacacaaacatgtagttgatttgcaattgaaatggaacataagtttcttgcaatgccccataatcatattttgttctcaagcaactctgttatatgttatctaatgtgctgaaggttaagtgccatgtatgttcacaattttttttttcgaaggtataatatatttgtccttttaaacgttatttgaatgtggttacgccttgtttttgttttccacagtaattattgcatatatgaacagaagttaaatatttgttgtgaagcactgtatgaatgttgtgtgatcatggagctatggtgtgatggtattataattaattcatcatttttgttataagactgtaaacctggtggatgtgagggagtggcctggatgaaaggaaagtgagcatgtgtccaattacggatttgcatatgtttagacaattttgttcgtggataaatattaatgtgcattccctattccaagcaaagagtaaaggagaagtccaccccaccaaaaaattaatttgaatttaaagaaaaataaagtattgcagaaaatttcataaaaactatgattcaaaatttaaaaaattactattttgacattgagaaatttgcctaattttataaaacaattatatgctcatcttggtcaatgtgcaaattacagacACGATTATGTCACAAGCACTCTagtttcttgtgtatttttttgtttgatacatgtacatgacatgtatattttattttaattttcattaacaaattttgagagggatttttctgtatttattcaaataattttttgttgatgtgcacttgacctttaactcacttcccttcccacccctgcccaaataagtgtaatcaagaacttgaaaatcaaaagcagtgattaagaagaagtaagaattaatcatagagctattaatagctccatgatttaataaatacaggcctaaatagaacttcacatgaaagtaaaaagagaataaagctgggtaggaacgatgaaggaatatgatttaaagaaaaagcataaacatatccccatcaccccccccccaaaaaaaaaaaaaaaaaaaaaaaaaaacagtccgg contains these protein-coding regions:
- the LOC135154082 gene encoding uncharacterized protein LOC135154082 yields the protein METGLLETDDRLHGNDTNDARRDLNNAGAVNFTLNLPIDLEEHTPSINELYQRIAIVSAFSQNHYLEALSFIASAQKYMPDKKIIIYDLGIKESVIPKVKKLCNVELRSFPWQSYPYHVKNLHNYAWKPILIDITLREFGAIFWGDASIRFKTSLKDLIPASTRHHGYMSHWHSFDPKTNTKVRHQYYFTHPEMYASLDVDRRKYYASKNEAAYPAANRQLYINGSVIQRAVVQPMLRCSLKLHCIAPEGSKIGEHRYDASLLAILVYKNMNKEWTPQNNDNAIFDRTIDIQRSTKGHEKARTCANQ